The following DNA comes from Streptomyces pristinaespiralis.
CTACGCCCTCAATGTGGACGGGGACACGGCCTGGGCGTACCTGTACACCGACTGGCCGCTGCTGCGGATCCGCGACCGGGATCCGGTGCGGGTGCGGAGCACCGGTGTCGCGGGGGCGTATGCCGTGGCGGTGCACGGCGGCGGTGCCGCCCTCTTCGGCGGGTACGGGGACGACGCCGACCGGCTCGTCCTGTGCACCCTCACCGGCACCGCCGCCGAGTCCTGGACAATCACCTCACTCGTCCGGCCCGACGGATCTCCGATCGGCCGCCGCCGGGTGGTGTGCCGCGGCCCGCGCATCTATGTGCAGGCCGCGCCGTGCACCGCGTGGGAGGTGTGGGACCTGAGCGCGCCGGCCTAGTGGTCGTGGCCCTCCTCGGACGTGGGATGGTGCGGCTCGTACCCGGGGATCGTGCCGTCCTCCTTGGCGACGAGGAACAGCCCGGCCATGCCCATGTCCGAGTGGCTCTGGACGTGGCAGTGGTACATCCACGCGCCCGGGCCCACGTGTTCGCCCGCGATCACCTGGAAGCCGAAGGAGTCCGCCGGGCCGGTGATCTTGTTGTCGATCACCCGGCTGACGTCCTCGGGACCCGACAGCAGGCCGGTCCGGTTGTCCGCCCAGCGGTGACCGTGCATATGGAACGTGTGGTAGTACTCGCCGTGCGTGATCATGATGATCTCGACCCGGTCCCCCACCGTGGCAAGGAAGTTGGGCGGGTCGGCCGCGGGCCGGTTGTTGATCGTCATGTCGTTGAAGACGATGGTGAACTGCTTGTCGGGAAGGATGTCGTCCTTCCTGCGCACCACCATCGGACCGTAGAGGCCCTTGCGGATGCCGCCGGTGCCGTGATCCGTGCCGACGACATGGTCGTGGTAGTGCCAGTAACCCGCGCTGCCCGGCCGCCAGGTGCCGTCCGCGCGGCGGCCGGGTGCGTGGGTGCGCCAGGTGTAGGTGCGGGTGGCGCCCGGCTCGACATGGCTGCGGCTCATCTTCGTGCCGTCGTTGGAGATGTCGTAGTCGACGCCGTGCGGATGCAGGCTGACCGGCACGTCCATCAGGTTCTCGAACTCGATGTGCAGCGTGTCGCCCTCGACGAGTTCGATCAGCGGCCCGGGGACGGTGGCCTTGCCCTTCTCGAGGCCGTAGCCCATCGATCCGTCGGCCCGTTTCTCGGCGTACATCTTGAGGTGGCGCACCTGACCGCCGGCCTGCGCGGTGCGGGGCGCGCCCTTCGCCGGGGCCGGCGCCGCGTTGGAGGCGGAAGTGATCGACAACGATGTCACGCCTGTCGCCGCCGCGGCCGCGCCGCCCGCGAGGAGACGCCGGTTGAAGCTCCGTCTGTCCATGTCGAACTCTCCAGTCGTCGGCAGAGATTGACGGGGCGTCGTGACCCCGGGGACGGCCACACGGTAGCCGGGTGATCCTCGTTTATCCACGGTCAGGACAAAGTTCGTCGTATTGCAGTCATACCTATTGGCGAACCGCAAAAAGAGGTCTAGCTTCAACGGCTGTTGTTGTGACCACAGAGGGGTGGGTGACCCATGCAGCGCGCACCACATCACAGGTCCGGAAGAACGAGATCCCGAAAGCGCCTCCTGGCAGCGGCACTCGGCGTCGGCGCCATGACCGCGTCGCTGCTCGGCAGCGGCAGTATCGCCAGCGCCGAGCCGTATCCGAAGCCACCGGCGACAACGTTGTCCCTGCCCTCGCCGCCGGGTGGCGCGAACGTGAGGGTGCTCGTCTTCCACGGCTCCGCCACCGCGGAGTCGCCGGCCGTCTAGGCCGGCATCGCCGCGATCGAGACGATCGGACTCACCGGCCCCGCCGCGAGCCGGTTCAGGACGGTGGCCACCGACGATCCCGCGGTGTTCACCAACGCCAAACAGCTCGGCCGGTACAACGCGGTCGTGTTCCTGACCGGCGGCGGCGACGTGCTCGACCCCGAGCAGGAGGCGGGCCTCGAGGCCTATCTGGAGGCGGGCGGCGGATTCGTCGGCATCCACGAAGCCGCGCGCACCGAGCCGTACTCCGACTGGTTCACCGGTCTGATCGGCGCCCGGCCCACGGGCGCCCCCAGCAGCACCCAGCGCGCCGTCGTCGAGGTGGGCGACCGCGTGCATCCGGCCACCAAGTCGCTGCCCCTGCAGTGGAAGCGGCCCGACAAGTGGTTCAACTGGGCGGAGAACCCGTCGGGCAAGGTGCACACGGTGGCCCGGGTGAAGGAGAACTCCTACACGCCGGCCGCCAAGGGCAACGGCTGGGACCATCCGATCTCCTGGTGCCGTGACTACGACGGCGGCCGCTCCTTCTACACCGGCATGGGCGGCACGGCCGACAGCTTCGCGGAGACCGACTTCCGCGACCATCTGCGCGGCGCGCTCGCCTGGACGACCCGTATCTCCCAGGCCGACTGCAAGGCGACGATCGACGCCAACTACACGGCCGAGCGGGTCACCCAGGCCAACCAGCCAGGCCAGAACGACCAGATCGGCGAACCGCACGGGCTGGTCGTCGCCCCCGACGGCCGCGTGCTGTACATCGGGCGCGGCGGCGCCGACTCCTCCCGGCCGGTCGTCACCGACTGGAACAACCCCGACATCGGCAAGGGCCAGGGCGAGATCCACGTCTACGACCCGAAGACCAAGAAGGTCTCCAAGGCCGGCGCGCTGACGGTCTTCGGCAACAAGGGCGGCGGCGACGAACTGGTCAAGAACGAGGAGGGGCTGCTCGGCATCGAGCTGGACCCGGACTTCATGACCAACGGCTGGGTGTACCTGCACTACACACCCCACTCGGAGATCGACCGCGAGACCCACATGGCCGAGCGCCGGGTGTCCCGCTTCACGCTCGACCTGGCCACCAACCGGCTGGACCTGGCGAGCGAGAAGGTGCTGCTCGACTGGCCGGTGCAGATCCACAGCTGCTGCCACGCGGGCGGCGGCATGGCCTGGGACTCCAAGGGCAACCTCTACATCGCCACCGGCGACAACAACTCGTCCGGGTTCAGCGGTGGTTACTCGGGCAACAACCCGCAGCCGAACTTCAAGGGCGTGTCCTTCGCCGACGCGCGCCGCACCGCGGGCAACACCAACAACCTCAACGGCAAGATCCTGCGGATCCACCCCGAGGACGACGGGACGTACACCCTCCCCGAGGGCAATCTGTTCACGGGCGAGGAGACGGCCGAGGGCGGCGGCAAGACCCGCGGCGAGATCTATGTGATGGGCGTGCGCAACCCGGCACGCATCTTCGTCGACAAGCAGACGGACATCCTCTACGCCGGCTGGGTCGGCCCGGACGCAGGCGCCCCCTCGACGACCTGGGGTCCGGCCAAGTACGACACCTTCGCCGCCATCACCGAGGCCGGCAACCACGGCTGGCCGTACTGCATGGGCAACAACCAGCCCTACCGCGACCGCAATCTGCCCGACCCGGCCCAGCCGCTCGGCTGGTACGACTGCGACGCGCCGAAGAACGAGTCGCCGAACAACGACGGTCTGGTGAACCTGCCGCCCGTCACGCCGAACACCATCTGGTACTCGCCGCAGGGCGGCGGCGTGGACTACCCGCGTGACGCGAACGGCATCCCCAGCTACAAGCAGGAGGAGCAGAAGCTGCTGCTGCCGTGGCTCAAGGGAGGCGGCCAGGCCACCATGAACGGCCCCGTCTACCGCTTCGACGCGGCCGGCGACTCGGCGGTCAAGTGGCCCGCGTACTGGGACGGCAAGTGGTTCGTCGGCGACTTCTACGACGGCGACCAGCCGCGGCACGCGGTGCTGACCGATCCGAGGACGGTCGGCAAGGGCGGCCTTCCGGTGCACGCCGAGTCGCTCAAGAAGATCATCCCGACCGGCACCGGCGGTATCCGCAACCTCATGGACTGGAAGTTCGCGCCCGACGGGTCGCTGTACGTCCTGGACTACGGGCGCGGCTTCTTCACCTCCGACTCCAACTCCGCGCTGTGGCGCGTGACGTACAAGGGCGGCGGGGCGACCCCGGCCGCGGACCAGCTGGCGAGGAAGGCGGAGCAGTGACCCTGAGACACAGAACCGCGAGCGTGTGGACGGCCTTGCTGGCCGCCGTGGCGATGGTGGTCGGGCTGATGTCCGCCGCCGCGTACGGCAAGAGCGACGACAGCCGCACGAACGCCCCGCAGGCCGCCGCGGAACAGGTCCTGACCTGGACCGCGGGTGACCCCATCGACCGCTACCTGTCGTTCCCGACCACCGCGGTGGCCGGTCCCGCGACGATCGTCTTCGAGAACAGCACGGCCACCGGGAACACCACCGGGATGCCGCACACCCTGACGTTCTCGGTCTCCGACGTCGAGTTCAACAACGACGTCCAGCTGAACATCCTGGCCAACCCGAACGACGACATGGGAGGCAAGCACACCGCCCAGGTCAACCTGACCGAGGGCCGGTACTTCTACCACTGCACCATCCCCGGCCACGGCTCCATGCAGGGCATCCTGACCGTCACCGCGGGCAGCGGTGAGGACACCACCGCTCCCGTGACGACGGCGAAGGTGGACGGCGACAAGAACGCCGACGGCGCCTACATCGGCCAGGCCGCGGTCACCCTCGCGGCGACCGACGAGGGCGCGGGCGTCGACAAGATCGAGTACGCGCTCGGCGCCGACGGCCCGTGGCAGCCGTACACGGCGCCCGTCGTCGTCGACCAGGTCGGGGACCACACCCTCCGCTACCGGGCCTACGACAAGGCGGGCAACGTCGAGGCGGAGAAGTCCGTCGCCTTCACCGTCGCGCCGCCGCCCACCGACGACACCACCGCACCGGAGACCTCGGCCACGGTGAGCGGGGAGAAGGACGACCAGGGCCGGTACCTGGGGATGGCCACGGTCACCGTGACCGCCTCCGACACGGGCTCCGGCGTGAACACCGTCGAGTACGCGCTCGGTGCCGGCGCCTGGCAGCCGTACACCGCCCCGGTGATGGTCCACGAGTCGGGTGCGCACACCGTCAGGTACCGCGCCACCGACAAGGCGGGCAACGCCGCGGCCGAGAAGTCCGTCGACTTCACGATCGTCGAACCGCCGGCCGAGGACAAGGAGCCGCCGCAGACCACGGCGGGGATCTCCGGCGACCAGAACTCCGACGGCGCCTACATCGGCCGGGCCACCGTGACGGTCGTCGCGGTCGACTCCGGCGGCTCCGGCGTCGACAAGGTCGAGTACTCCCTCGACGGCGGCCCCTACCTCACCTACACGGCTCCGGTCGTCGTCGACCGGGTCGGCTACCACACGGTCCTGTACCGGGCCACCGACAAGGCGGGCAACACCTCGCAGGCGAAGAGCCTGGCGTTCTCGGTCGCGGAGGGCGGCGGCGTCCCCGCGCCCACGTGCCCCGAGTACGACGAGCGCGCGACCGTCATCGTCGGCACGGTCGACACCGGCATCCCGAACCGTATGACGGGCAGCCGCTGCACCATCAACGAGCTGATCGAGGACGAGAAGGACTGGTCGTCGCACGCGCTGTTCCTCAAGCACGTGGACGAGGTCCTCGACCGGCTCCTCGACGAAGGCGTCATCGACAGCCGTGAGCACCGGAAGATCACCCGCGCGGCCAGGGAGTCGGGCATCGGCAAGCCGGGTCAGACCAATGGATACCGCGACATCTTCGACGGCACCGAGGAGACCTTCGCCAAGTGGCAGCACGTCGGCGGCGGCAAGTTCTCGCTGACCGAGGACGGGGCCATGACCAGCAGCACCACGGTGCCGGGCATGGGCATGCTGTGGTTCCCGCAGCGGCAGTACGGAGACTTCTCGCTCAAGCTCCAGTGGCGCGACGACGCCCCCGGCGCCGGCAACGCCAACGGCGGTGTCTTCGTACGCTTCCCGTACGTCCACGACAACCCGGAGGAGACCCGTCCGGAGTGGGTCGCCATCAAGTACGGCCATGAGGTGCAGATCCTGGACCGTCCCGACGGCGACATGTACAAGACCGGTTCCGTCTACGGCTTCGACCGCGTCGGCCTCGGCGGCGCGGGCGTGACGCCGAAGGGCACCTGGAACGACTACGAGATCCGGGTGGAGGGCCAGCACTACTCGGTCTTCCGCAACGGCAAGCTGATCAACGAGTTCGACAACACCGGCGGTCAGGTCTTCCAGCCGCCGCGGTCGGACGACCCGGGCACGGACGGCCGCCGCTACGCGACCGGCTACGTCGGCCTCCAGGTCCACGGCACGACGGACGTGATCTCCTACCGCAACATCAGGATCAAGGAGTTCTGATCCCTCTCGGGTGAGCCGTTCCGGCCCGCCCGGCCCGACTGCCCCACCGTCCACGGCGGTGGGGCAGTCGGCTGTTCCGTCCGCGCCGCTACTGTGTCCCAGCGCGCTCGGGCCACGGTGATCCGGCGCCGGCCCTCCGTCGGGCCGGGGGCAGGTCCGCGGGCGCGGTCTGTGCGCCGACGGGACGGACGACGAAGGAGTACGCAGGATGACGGCAGTCATGACCATGAAGATCCCGCCGGTGAGGCTCAAGGACAGGGCGGGCGGGGGCGTCCCCGCCTGTGTCAGGAACGTGGTCGAGTTCAGCGACGGATCCGGGCAGCCCCGGCCGGTCGCGTACGTGGAGCGCGAACTTCCGCCCGGGGGCATACCCGCCTACCGCGCGGCGCGCGGCAGCGGTGCGCGCTCCTTCGTCCTGTGGGCCGACGAGAACCGCGGGAGCCGGGTGGCCACCGTGGTGACCGAGTCGGCGCACAACGGGGTGACGACCTATCAGGTGCTGGGTGCGCAGGGCGAGATCATCGGCACGCTCGTCCGCGAGAAGGCACTCAGAGGCCGGGGGCTGCGGACCCGCTGGACGGTGCGACAGCCGGGCCTGCCGGAAGCCGTCGGCCACAAGGGCCGGATCTTCTGGTGGTTCGTGTGCTGGCTGCTGTTCCCCATGATGCCGTTCCTCCTCGTGATCGCCGTCTTCGAGAACGGTGACGTCCCCCGCGGCCCCCGGCGCATCATGTGGCGTGCCGGCGGCCGCATGCCGCTGGAATTCAAGGCGTTCGGGGACAACCTGCGACTGGGCGCGCCGGAGGTGGACCTGCGGCTGGCGGCCGCTCTGCTGGCGCTGTTGCGTTCCTTCGACGGCTGGTTCCACAGGTCGTGGGACGACCGCAAGGACTGAGACCCGCCCACCCCCCACGGGTTCCGGCCGGGCCGACCAGGGCGCGAGCCTACTCAGCCGTGTCTGCCGGTAATTGAGCGCTCGTACTCAGGCGACGCCGATCACGGCCTGAAACCATCGCCTCATGCTCAAACAAACGAGCGATCCGCGTCCGCGGGTCGGTATCACCGGCGTCGGCAGCGCACTTCCCGACGCGGTGCTGACATCGCACAGCCTGCAGCGCGAGGCGACCCGGCACATCGCCAAGTCCCTGCCCGGCACGCTGCTCGCCCAGGCCACCGGCATCGAGAGCCGGCGCGTCGCGGCGGGCGACGAGTACGCCTCGACGCTCGCCCTGCGCGCCGGCCGCCGGGCGCTGGCGAACGCGTCGCTCGGTCCGCACGACATCGACCTCCTGGTCTTCGCCTCCGCGTCACGCGACATGGTGGAGCCCGCCACGGCGCACATCGTGCAGGCCGGGCTCGGCTCGCAGGCCCACGCCCTCGATGTCACCAACGCCTGCAACAGCTTCGTCAACGGCATCGACGTCGCCCGCAGCACGATCCTGGCCGGCCGGGCGCGGCGCGCCCTGGTCCTCACGGGCGAGACCCCGACCCGTGCGATACGCCGCTCACCGGCCGACTTCGCCGAATTCCGGGACGGCTTCGCCGGCTACACCTTCGGCGACGCCGGCGCGGCCGTGGTCCTCGAAGCGGTGGACCGCGGGGGCATCCTCGACGTCGACACCGAGACGCACTCCGAGCACTGGGAGGTCGGCGGCATCCCCGGTGGAGGTTCCCGGCACCCGCGCGGCGACGAGCACACCTACTTCCGCGGCGACGGCCACGAACTGCGCGGCGTCTTCGAGAAGGTGGGCGCCTGTGTCGTGGAGCGGACACTGCACCGCGCCGGCCTCGACTGGGACGGCTTCGCCAGAGTGCTGGTGCACCAGGTGACCGTGCCGTACCTCGAGCGGTTCGCCGAGCTGACCGGCGTGCCCGAGGACAAGCTCGTGGTCACCGTCCCCGAGCTCGGCAACATCGCCAGTGCGAGCATCGGCGTGCAACTGGAGCGGGTGTACGGGGAACTGGCGGCGGGCGACCGGGTGCTGTTCGTCGGTCTCGGCGGCGGCATCAGCATCATGACGATGATCTGGGAGAAGTCGTGAGCAGCCACGACCTCTGGGTGATCGTGCCCGCGCACCAGGAGGAGGAACGGCTCGCCGGCACGCTGCGGGCGCTCGCGGAGCAGCGGGACCGCGACTTCACACTGCTCGTCGTCGACAACGCCTCCTCGGACCGTACCGGCGCCATCGCCAAGGGCTTCGCCGCGGACGCGCCGTTCCCCGTGGAGGTCCTCGACGAGCCGGAGAAGGGGGTGGGCTGCGCCGTGGACTCCGGTTTCCGCCACGCCATCGCCCGGGGTGCGACGCTGCTCGCCCGCACCGACGCGGACTGTCTTCCCCGGCCCGGCTGGACGGCGGCCGCCCGCGCCGCGATGACGGACCGGCCGGGGCCGGCGCTGGTGTGCGGGCGGATCGTCGCCCGTCGCGACGAACACGGCCCGCTGGGACGGGCCGGCTTCGCGGCCCTGGTCCATCTGGCCGCCCTGTTCGGCCGGCTCCGGCCGGCGCACGCCCGCAGGAACGGCTACCTCGCGCCGTACCGCATGCACGCCGGGAACAACATGGCCGTCACCGCCGACCTGTATCTGGCCTGCGGCGGCATGCCCCGCCGGCCCTCGCCGACGGACCGGCTGTTCCTGAACCGGGTGCGGCGAACGACGGACCGGATCGTGCGCTGCCGGGCCATGGTCGTGGAGAACTCCACCCGCAGGCTCCGGGCGTACGGCATCCGGGGCACGGCCCGCTGGTACCTGGACCAGGGCAGCGACGGGCGCGGGGACGACCCCCGCTGACGCGGCTCCGGCCGCCCCGCCCTCGCGTCGACCGACGTACCGTCACCTACCGCTGGATGGCCCCTGATGCTCGACCTCCTCGACCACGCCCTGCGCACCTCACCGGAGAAGCCCGCCGTGCTCGGCGCCACCCGCACCGGGCGTCCCCGGGTGCGTGCCACCCGCGGCGAACTCGCGGGCCTGGCCGACGCGTACGCCTCGTCGCTGTACGCGCGAGGGCTGCGCCCGGGCGACACCGTCGGTGTCGCGGTACGGCCCGGCCCCCGTGCGCTCGCCGTCCTGCTCGCCCTGTGGCGGCTCGGGCTGCGGGGCGCGGTGCTCGACCCGGGCGCGGGTCCCGATGTGCTGCGCGCCCGTCTCGCGTCCGCCCGGCCCTCGCTCGTGCTGGCCGACGCCGCGGCGCAGGCGGTCGCCGGATGGGCCGGGCCCCTGGCGGCGCGGGCACGGCTCGCCCTGCCCCCTCTCGAGGAGTTCGGCCCGGTGGCGACGGTCGGCCGCAGGCTCCCCGGCTGTGCGCCGGCGCTCGGCGGCGCCGATGTCCGTGTCCCCGTACGGGACCACGGCGACGGTGACGCCGTCATCGTCTTCACCTCCGGGACGACCTCCCGGCCGAGGGCCGTCGTGCACACCCGCTCCGGCCTCGCGGCGGGGATGGAGACGGTCTCCACGCTGATCGGTGCCCGGCAGGGCGAACCGGTCGTCGGGGGAACCTTCTTCGTCCTCGTGCCCTCGCTCGCCCAGGGGGCACCGGTGGCGCTTCCCGCGCGCTCGCCCAAGGTCCTGGCGCGCCAGCTGCGGCGGCTGCGCCCCCGGGACACCTACCTGACACCGCCACAGCTGCGGGACGCCCTCGGCGCGGGCGCGCGCTTCACGGGCAGGGTGTGGACGGGCTCCGCTCCGGCGAGTGCCGAACTGCTGGGCCGGGTACGGGACGCGGGCGCGGCGGAGGCCTGGGGGGTGTACGCGCTCACCGAACTGTTCCCCGCCGCGGCCGTCGAGTCGCGCGACAAGGCGGCCTACGAGGGGGCGGGCGATCTCGTCGGGCCGGCGCTGCCGGGCGTCGAGGTGCGGACGGAGGCCGGCGAGCTGCTCCTGAGCGGTCCGGCGGCCAGGCACCGCTACCTCGGCGAGGCTCCCGACCCCTGGGCGCGCACCGGCGACCGGGCGCACCTGGACACCACGGGCCGGATCGTGCTGGAGGGCCGCTGCAAGGACATGGTGCTGCGGCGCGCCGAGAACATCTACCCGGGGCTGTACGAGCCCGCCCTCCAGGTGCCGGGTGTCGAGCTCGCGGTACTCGTCGGCGTCCCGGCGGCCGACGGCGACGAGCGGCTGGTCGCCGTCGTCCAGCCCCGGTCCGGCCACGGGGAGGCACAACTGCGTTCCGCTCTCGCCGGACCGCTGCGCAGGATGGGTTCCGCCCGCCCGGACGCGCTGGTGTTCGCGGACGTCCCGCTGTCCGGCCGTTCCCGCAAGCCGGACCGGGCGGCGACGGCGCGGCTCGCGGCGGAACGTCTCGCGGCGAAGGCGGCCACCCGATGACCGCTCCGCTCCGCGCGGCCCCGGGACCGGCGCGGGCGAGGCGCCGCGACCGCCGGGTCTATCTGCGCTCGCACCCGCTCCTCTTCGCGCTGCTCGCCGCCACCCGCGGCCGTGCCGTCCGCAGGATCGGCCGCACGGTGCTGGTCCACGAGGCGGACGCCTACCGCCGGGTGCTGACCGGCCTGCCCCTCGACCGCACCGCCGCCGGGACGACGGGAGGCGCCGCGCGGGCGGCGCTGAACGCGGCCGGCCACCACGACGCCGGAGTGCTGTTCGACCAGGAGGGCGACGGGCACCGGGCGGGGCGACGGGGACTGGCACAAGGGCTCGGCGCGGCCGGTGTCGAGGATTTGCGCGCGGTGTGGCGGCCGTTGCTCGCCGGTCGGCTCGAACCGCTGGCCAAGGGCGGCGAGGTGGACCTCGTCGCACTCGCCCGCGAACTGTCGGGCACGGTCGTCTGCGCGCTGCTCGGGTCCGGGGCCTCCCCCGCCGCGGTGGCCGCCGCCGCCTCGGAGCTGGCCGCCGCCTCCGTCCGCGGTGAGCTGCCGGGCCCTCGCCGGCCCGGAGCACACGCCGCCTCGGCCCGTGCGACCCGGCGACTGCGGCAACTGCTCGGCGAGGGCGACGACGCACTGTCCGCGATGGTGGCGGTCGCCGCCGTCAACACCACTGTCGCGGCGCTGCCGCGGGCGGTGGCCTGGTGTGCGGACGCCGGCCTGTGGGACCAGGCGGCGGACGAGCGACTGCTTCTTCCCCTGGTGGACGAGCTGCTGAGGGTCACGGCCCCGTCACCGCTGTTGCCGCGGGTCGCCGCGGCGGACGGGGTGGTGGCCGGCTGCCCGGTGCGCTCGGGCGACCGTGTGGTGCTGGTCGCCCGTCATGCGGTGGACGCCCACACCAAGGATCCCGACGCCCGGCGGCCCGCCGCCCCTGACGTCGCCCGTCTCGTCTTCGGCGCCGGCCCGCACACCTGCCCGGGGGCCAGGCTCGCCCGTCTTCAACTGGCCGACGTGCTGTCGGCGTTGTCGGTGCACCGCCCCGTCGTCACCAGGGCCGTCGTGGACCGCGGGGCCGCCCTGCCCAGCTGGCGGAAGCTCGTCGTCCGCTCCTCGGAGGTGGTTCGATGACACGCCGCCCCCGCATCGCGGTGACCGGCGCCTCGGGCTTCTGCGGCGGCCACGTCGCACGGGCCGCGGAGGCTCAGGGCGCCGACGTGGTGTGCCTCGGCCGCCGCCCGGGACCGGTGGGCGAATTCCGGTTCTGGGACGCCGCATCGGGCCCGCCCGACCTGTCCGGTGTCGACCGGGTCGTGCACTGCGCGGCCGCGGTGGGCGACCCGGCGCCCGGTTCGGGCGCGGAGGCGCGGATGCGCGCGGTCAACGTGGACGGCACGGCCCGGCTGCTGGCGGCGGCCGGGGACCGTCCCGTGGTGTGGGTCAGCAGCGCCAGCGTCTACGACCCGCGCCCCGACCGCGGCCTGGTCCGCGAGGACCATCCACGGGCCGGGCACCTCAACGCGTACGGGCGCACCAAGGCCGCCGGGGAGGAACTCGCCCTGCGGGCCGGTGCCGTGGTGCTGCGCCCTCGCGCCGTGTACGGCCCGGGCGACACCCAGCTCCTGCCGCGTCTGCTGTCCCGGGTCAGGGCGGGGACGCTGTTCCTCCCGGGCCCGGACGTAACGCTGAGCCTCACGGCGGTCGAGAACCTGGCCGACGCGTGTCTCGCCGCGTCCGGCTGGCCTCCCGGCCCGTACAACATCGCCGATCCCCTGCCGTACGCCAGGGACGCCGCGCTGCGCGAGGTCCTGCGCGCCCATGGGGTGTCGGCCCGTCTCCGGCATCTGCCTCCCGGTCTCGCCGGGGTGGCGGCCCGTACGGCGGAGGCCGTCGCACGCCGCACGGGCACCGAGCCGGTGCTCAGCCGCTACGCGGTGGACCAGCTCGCCCACACGGTCGTCCTCGACGTGTCCCGCGCCATGGCCCAGGGCTGGACCCCCCGCCGCTCCCTGCGCGACTACCTGGCGACCAGCACCGGCTGACCGGGGCCCGGGCCGATCGGTCCGTGACGGGGCACAGACGGACGGCTGACGGGCTGTTGGTAAGATACGTACATGCATGTATGTGAGGACGAACCAAGCCCATCAGGTGGAGGGGGCTCCCCGAGCCCACGTCGTTCCACTCAGGCCGAGCGCCGGGCACGCACACGCAACGCGCTCCTGGAGTCGGCCGCACGGGGGCTGTCCCGCTACGGATACAGCAACCTCGTGCTCGAGCAGGTCGCCAGAGAGGCCGGGTACACGCGCGGCGCGCTCTACCACCAGTTCAAGGAC
Coding sequences within:
- a CDS encoding class I adenylate-forming enzyme family protein translates to MLDLLDHALRTSPEKPAVLGATRTGRPRVRATRGELAGLADAYASSLYARGLRPGDTVGVAVRPGPRALAVLLALWRLGLRGAVLDPGAGPDVLRARLASARPSLVLADAAAQAVAGWAGPLAARARLALPPLEEFGPVATVGRRLPGCAPALGGADVRVPVRDHGDGDAVIVFTSGTTSRPRAVVHTRSGLAAGMETVSTLIGARQGEPVVGGTFFVLVPSLAQGAPVALPARSPKVLARQLRRLRPRDTYLTPPQLRDALGAGARFTGRVWTGSAPASAELLGRVRDAGAAEAWGVYALTELFPAAAVESRDKAAYEGAGDLVGPALPGVEVRTEAGELLLSGPAARHRYLGEAPDPWARTGDRAHLDTTGRIVLEGRCKDMVLRRAENIYPGLYEPALQVPGVELAVLVGVPAADGDERLVAVVQPRSGHGEAQLRSALAGPLRRMGSARPDALVFADVPLSGRSRKPDRAATARLAAERLAAKAATR
- a CDS encoding cytochrome P450 encodes the protein MTAPLRAAPGPARARRRDRRVYLRSHPLLFALLAATRGRAVRRIGRTVLVHEADAYRRVLTGLPLDRTAAGTTGGAARAALNAAGHHDAGVLFDQEGDGHRAGRRGLAQGLGAAGVEDLRAVWRPLLAGRLEPLAKGGEVDLVALARELSGTVVCALLGSGASPAAVAAAASELAAASVRGELPGPRRPGAHAASARATRRLRQLLGEGDDALSAMVAVAAVNTTVAALPRAVAWCADAGLWDQAADERLLLPLVDELLRVTAPSPLLPRVAAADGVVAGCPVRSGDRVVLVARHAVDAHTKDPDARRPAAPDVARLVFGAGPHTCPGARLARLQLADVLSALSVHRPVVTRAVVDRGAALPSWRKLVVRSSEVVR
- a CDS encoding NAD-dependent epimerase/dehydratase family protein, with amino-acid sequence MTRRPRIAVTGASGFCGGHVARAAEAQGADVVCLGRRPGPVGEFRFWDAASGPPDLSGVDRVVHCAAAVGDPAPGSGAEARMRAVNVDGTARLLAAAGDRPVVWVSSASVYDPRPDRGLVREDHPRAGHLNAYGRTKAAGEELALRAGAVVLRPRAVYGPGDTQLLPRLLSRVRAGTLFLPGPDVTLSLTAVENLADACLAASGWPPGPYNIADPLPYARDAALREVLRAHGVSARLRHLPPGLAGVAARTAEAVARRTGTEPVLSRYAVDQLAHTVVLDVSRAMAQGWTPRRSLRDYLATSTG